The genome window ATTCGTAATCAAAAATTAGATTTTGCCCGGTCCCTGACAATTGCCGGTAATGCAATCACTGAAGCAATGACCGTCGCAATTATGACGGAAGATGGTGAATTGTCATTAGGTATTAGTGAAGCCGAAGAGATTAAGAAGCAATATGGTATTCCTTCGGAAAATTCTACCGAAAAATTGCCTTCAGGTATCGGTGTCAAACATTTATTGACACTACAACAACCGGTTTTAGAAAGATTTCGGGCAGAACTACTTCGGAGTATCGATTACTATCGACGGGAATTTGCTGTAGCTAAAATCGACCGCTTACTAATTTGTGGTGGCGGCGCCTTACTGAAAAATCTTGACAAGTATCTTGAATCTAATCTTGGGCTTCCCACTGAAGTATTTGACCCCTTTCGAAGTCACAATTTATACTTACGCAATCGTCCTTTTACCGAAGGGTTAGGTGTAAAATTAGTTGCGGTATTAGGATTAGTTTTTGAATATCCCGCAATAGAACTGTTGCCATCAGAAATTAAATCCCGCCGGATTCAACGCCGTGACGCTAAAATTGTCACAGGCTTATTTTTATTAATTATTCCGCTTCTTATTGTCCTTAATATCATTTTTGCTTTCCAAACGACAACGAAAAAGAGAAATGTTGAATACTATAAAAGAAAATTAAAAGCCTTCGAAATGGTTAATACCGAATATTTGGAATTAAAAGCCGATGTTGCCGAATTAGAAGCAAAACATAAGTCATTACAAGGTATTGTCGGCGGTGAAAGCAAAGCAGTGCCAGTTTTGCGCCAATTGAGTTATTTAGTTCCGGAAAATATTCAATTGAAAACTTTATCCCTGACTACACAAAAGGGAATAAATTTCACCGGCACAGTTTCAGGACAACCATTCCTTTTAGATTTAGATTTGACTCAGTTTATGATGCAATTAGAAGCGTCACCCTATTTTAAGAATGTTAAATTAGTAAGCAAAACACGAACTTTACTTCAGGGCGAAACAGTTTTAGATTTTGAAATAAATTGTCAACCCCAATAATTATATGAGCAATACTAAATCTGAGATAGCTGAGGAGGCGTAATGGAATTTTTGCAACGACGAGTTTTACTCATCGGTAGCGTGATCTTGGTTGTGATTATAATATTTTTTGTAATATTCTTGTATCGACCTCATTTTGCGCGACGCGCAAAAATTGAAGAACAAATTACTGAACTAAAAAAGCAATTGAAAGAATATGAGGCAATGGTAAAGGATATTGACCGATTACGCAAACAGGTCGTAAGTTTAGAAGATGCCCGCGCAGAATTTATGGCGAAGGTTGCCCCGCGCACAGAATTGCTGACAATCGTGCGCCAATTGATTAAATTGGCCGAACCTTACCAATTAGTATTTGTCGAAATTCATCCTCCGGGCTTAGATACCTTGAATTATACCGAGCGTCCAGAAACACCGGTGTCGCCTGTTCCTTTTGTTATTACGGTCCAAGGACGCTACATTGAAATTGGTCGGTTTTTGGAAAAACTCCGAGAGTTTCCCTATTATCTTCGAACTCCGGAGTTTGAAATTATTGGTAAAGATGAAATTCGTCCAATGGTCGAAGCCAAAATTTTAGTAAATCTGTATGCCTCAAGTTTAATTACTGCAAGCAAGTTATGAGCCAAATAATTTACATAGTAATGGTGTTAGAATAAATTTATGAGAAGAATAAATTTATGAGACGCATAATTCTTTTTATTGTTTTAGGTGTGTTAGTAATCTTTGCTTTCACTAGATTATTTTCGCGGCCTAAGCCCACAGGTGGCACAAAGAAAAAATCTTCATCTGATACTTTAGCAGTTCGGTCTCGGCGCGGGAAAACCGCCGGACAAATTAAGACGAAAACCAAAGAAGAACTGCGCGAGGAAAAAAGACGCGCCCAAAGAGCAGAAAGAGCTCGGCTAAGAGAATTAAGACGAAGACAACGAGAACTGGAAAGAATGCGTCGCCTGAGCCGAAGAAAAAGACGAATTCGTTCTAAAAGAGCAAAACAAATTTATGTCTTACGGGCAATAATGAAGATCGACTCAGAGAAATATGCACTAATCGATACAAGACGGATGACAATCGGCGAAGAAATTTCCGGTCGCAAAATTGTGGAAATCGGCGATGACCGAATTGTCATTGAAGAATTCGGTCGAAGACGAGAAGTCCGAATGGGCGAATCAATATTACCCTCGGTGCTGACGCAAAAACGTAGACGGTAGAACATAAAGATGAAACACAATTTCATTTTCATAAATTCTTAATAAGAAAGGAGTCCCTTGAGACAGAGAATATTATTAATTATTTTAGGTGTTGTAATTTTAATCGCACTGTATACATTTATCTTCCGAAAACCTAATCCGACTGTAGCTCGAGCCACAGTAAAAGCAAAAGCCCAAACCAAAGAAAAGGTCGCGTCAGTTAAAGAAAAAACCAAAACTACCGCAGAAGCAGTTAAAAAAATGATTCCTCCCCTTTCAGTCAAACCTGAATCCATTGTTGTGGAAACAGAGGCGGAAAAAGGTAAATGGGGAACCGACCCATTCGCACGCGGTTGGATGTTAAGCACTGAAATTACTGACTTGCGATTAAGGGCAATAACGCAAAGCGGAAATAAAGCCTATGCCCTAATCAATGACCAAATCTTAGAAGCCGGTGAAATGATCGCAGGTAAAAAAATTGTTGCGATTGAAAAAGACCGAGTGATTTTAGAACAAAGTGGCAGGACCTTTACCTTGATTTTAGGCGAATAAAGATTTTAGTTCCGCAATGATATATATCAATTTGAATACCATAGATAAAGATAATAAAATTTGCAATATTACTAAAAGGAGCTCAAATGAATAAAAAAATATTTATCGTGTTATTTAGCATATTTTTGTTATTTATCGGAAAATTATGCTTCGGGCAAACTACTGAAGCGCAACAAGAATTAACTTTAAAATCAATAAATTATGAATTACTTTTAGATAAAGTTCGAGTCACACTCGTGTGTAATGCAACACCTTCGGTTTCGCATTTTACCTTAGACGAACCAGAGCGGATTGTTATAGATTTATTTAATACTAAACCTACTTCTGATATTCAGGACCAAGCAGTAAATATTTTTCCAGTTCGAAAGATTAGTGTTACCCAATGGCAAGGGACTTCGACAATTACCCGGATAACGATTGAATTGGATAATAAAGCCGAGTATAATCTGCTACGAGAAAAAAATATGGTTGTGGTTGATGTCGATGTAAAAAAGCAACGGATTGTTGAACAACCAATTGTCGATACCGAGAAAAAGGTCTCAATGTATGTAAAAGACGCTGATATTGTTGACTTGTTGCGGATGATTGGCACTCAATTTAATATCAATATCGTGGTATCGCCAGATGTGAAATCTTCAATAACAGTCCGTTTAGATAGCGTACCAGTAATGAGTGCGATTGATGCTTTGGTCAAAGCTGCGGGCTGTAATTATGTGATGTATGAATCAGGTATTATGTTGGTGAAACCCAAGGGCCGACCAGTGCCGGGCGAATTTGATTCGAGAATTTTTGAATTGGATTATGCTGAAGCAACAGATATTAAGGATGTTCTAAAACTTGTCTTGTCTGACCGAGGAACATCAGAACTCATCTTTCGCCGAGTCGCAGACGGTGGCGGTTCGAAAAGAACCGCAGCAATTCTTGTTACCGATTATCCGGAATATCTGGAAAAGGCTGCGGCAGTAATCGCTCAGTTAGACCAACCATCAACGCAAATTGCCATAGAAGCAAAGTTTATTGAAACAACAATGAGCACCGATAATATGTATGGTATTGATTGGTCACTACGAACTGCGGTCACCCCTGAAGTTCCAAGACCCGGCGAAATGGCAATGCCAGTAAGATTTTATGAATTAGTAATAGGAAAACTTTCCTTAAGTCAACTTTCATTGGCATTAGAAATTATGCAGAGCGAAGGTAAATCGAGATTAATTGCTAATCCCCGAACTATTACGCTTGATAATCAAACCGCAGAAATAAATATGGGTATTTCGGTGCCAGTTCGTTCTTTACGAGTTGACCCAGAAACCCGAGAACGATTTTATGTTTGGTCTGAACGATTTATTCCGATAGGTCTAAAAGTCACACCACATGCGACAAGCGACGGTATGATTAATATGACAATTGAACCAAAAGTTGAAGCGATAATTGGTTATGAAGGAACACCAGAAGACCGGCGACCGATTATCACCCGACGCGAAGCCAAAACCCAAGTTATGGTTAAAGATGGTGAAGTTGTTGTGTTAGGTGGATTAATTAAAGATGAAGAGTCAAAAGTGCGAAGTAAAGTACCAATTTTAGGCGATATTCCCATTTTAGGTAAATTATTATTCAGCCGAACCCAAATTACAAAACAAAAGAGCGAACTGATAATTTTTATTATACCGCAAATTGTTAAAACTTAAAAATATCGCTCAAAAGATTAGGATTAGATAAAAAGTTCGACAAGCAAGTAAACTATAATCAAACACAAAACATACCTTAAAATTGACAATAATTTTTTTTATCTTTGGAACTATAATTGGTAGTTTTCTTAATGTCTGCATTTACCGAATACCGAGACATAAATCAATAATTAAACCCCGTTCATTTTGCCCTTACTGTCAGACACCAATAAGACCTTATGATAATATTCCAATTTTAAGTTACATAATATTAAAAGGAAAATGTCGACATTGTCAAAAACCGATTTCTTGGCAGTATCCCTTGGTTGAATTTCTCACTGGAATATTATTTGTTCTGCTCTTGCTAAAATTTGGGATATCGTTTTCGATGTTGAAGTTCATTGTACTTACTTGTTTGTTAATTGTTGTAACCTTTACCGATTTATCGCATCAAATTATTCCTAATGTAATTTCTTTACCAGGGATAGTTATCGGTATACTTTTTAATATTTCGAATTTATTTAATGTATTTATTAGCGCAATATTAGGTGCTGGTATTCTGTGGATGTTTCGTCAAGCAGGTATTTGGGTTAAGAAACAAGAGATGATGGGGTGGGGCGATATAAAATTGGCAGGAATGATTGGTGCTTTTTTAGGAATTGAGACAGGTCTTTTAGCATTATTTTTAGGAGTCTGTCTGGGCGTTATTATTTGGACCTTGCTTATCATCATAAAGGTTAAATCACGCAGAGAATATATTCCGTTTGGCGCCTTTCTTGCCCTTGGTTCAGTAATTGCGGTTTTTTTTAGTCAACAGATAATATCGTGGTATCTGAACCTATTCAGAATCCAAAGATTATAAATAAATTAGATTTCTTTTGTTAATTCCAGAAATCGTTTATAAGGAATTGCAGTCCAGGATTCAGATTGGACAGCACCTGAAGCCAAACTAATCATCGCAACTTTTGCGGCATCTTCTTCATTGGGGGCTTCATAAATATCTAAAAAATCATAAGGTCCTAATAAGGCATAATGAGCAACAAATTTTACTTTGGGACATTTCTCTTTAATTTGTTTAAGCCAGGTTCGGCCGATTTCAAATCGGTCTTTGACTTTTTTAGTTAATTCTGGTGATAATTTTGTTAATAAAATATAAGTTGGCATAGCCCCTCCTTCTCAGTCTTCAATAGACTGAGTTAATAATTTCCCGGTATCATAGGATACTTTTAATAATTTCTCTTTATTACTATCCGGTCGGTCCGAATGGGTCATTTTAATTATTTTTATGATTTCTAAATTTATATCCTGACACCAAAACTTAATTGATGCTAAAGCAGGTTTTATATCCTGAGAACAATCAGCCACCCAAATAAAAATACCTTTTTTGCGGTGTTGGATGCGCCGAATAAATTGTAATTTACCAGAACCAGATTTTTTTATTTTTGATAAGCAATTACATCGGTCAATCATCAATTTAGTTTGACTTGAAATCGTCTCATAATACGCCGGCGTCCCCAAAACGATTCCGTCAACTGTCTCAAACAGTTTATATAATTTTGTCATGCCGTCTTTATAGAAGCAGTATTGAGGAAAAGGATGCTTATCACAGGCTTGGCAGGGCTTAATAATTAAATCATTTAAGTAAATTTTGGTTGTGCTAGCTCCAGCGGATTTTGCGCCATCTAATACCTTTTGTACCAATTGGTCTGTATTTCTTCTTTTACGAGGACTGCCGACTAAACCAAGAATGCGAATTTTTTTCATTTGTCTTACATCAGGCTAAAAATTAAGATTTAATACATTATCAATAATAAGATTTTTCATTTATAAATATTTATAAATATCTTGAATTGTTTCTAATAAAGGAACAATACGAGCCAAAATGTTTGAATCAATATGATGTTTATGCGTAATCATTGCGGTTTGGATATCTTGTATCTTATCATCAAATTCGACTAAGGCATTAATCAAGTCTTGGTCATCTGAACTCTGCATTACTCTTGGAATTAAATCAAGTCGGATCTGATTCACATCCCATTTGATTGTATTGTAATAATCAATCACTGGCTGCATCAATATTTTATTATCTTGTAATAGATTTTTAATTTGTTCAGTTATATTATTTAAGGCGTCAATTACTTTCAGATTCGGCTGGTCACGATTTTCTAAGATTGCCAATATTTCTGGACAACGCGATAATGGCAAATGATTAAATAGTTCGAGGATTATATTACTGAGATGATGAGAAATTGTGCGATGTGTCAATTCTCGGACTCGCGCCCAGCGTCTTTTTCGTTGGTTTTCAGTTAACCGGTCAACTAATAAGACCGCAACAATCACGCCGATAAACAAACCAGCCATCTCAGCCAATATATTGATAGCATAATCTTTTACATTTAATGAGAACCCTATGATAATAAAAACTAATGCTAAGACTATCAGCACTAAGATAAATAGACTATTTTTCATCGAGTGTTTAGATCTCCGGCAAAACTGTGATTCAACTTAATAAAGTATTTTGATAAATATACCCTGTCGACTACCAGCATATTTAATTTGATTTTTTACTATTCAGTCAAATAAGGTGTTATTATAGTTATTAATCAGGCATTGCTATTAGAAACCGTAGTCACGAACACATTGAGTAACATCACTTCTGAGTTCGTTATTATCTGTACGGACTCAAACATTATCGGCATCTGTGGATATTACAGCAATCGGTATTTTGACAATTCTTTAAGTGACATTCAAATGGAAATAAGAGAAATAGGAGGCGAGAACACAAATATTACACATAGCGGTTTTAGTTCTTAATAGAGAATAAATCTTTTCGTAAGATATGATTCAATTTAAGTTTCTTTGTCTTTCTTAATAAAAGGGGTCAATAAGTCAATTGGAATGGGAAAGATAATTGTTGAGTTTTTCTCGGTAGCGATTTCAGTTAAAGTCTGAAGGAATCTAAGTTGTACTGAGACTGGGGTTTGGGCTAAAACATTAGCTGCATCGCGTAATTTTTCTGCGGCCTGAAATTCACCATCGGCATGAATAATTTTTGCCCGGCGCTCGCGTTCGGCTTCGGCTTGACGGGCAATAGCACGACGCATTGTTTCTGGAATATCAACATGCTTTACTTCCACCATAGAAACTTTTATTCCCCAAGGGTCAGTTTGCTCATCAATGATTTTTTGTAAGCGATGATTAATCATTTCCCGTTTGCTTAATAAGTCATCTAATTCATATTCACCTAAAACACTACGAAGGGTTGTTTGAGCAATTTGGGATGTAGCATATCTATAGTCTTCAACTTCTACCACTGCTTTAGCCGGATTAAATACCCGAAAATAAGCAACTGCATTCACACTTACGGAAACATTGTCCCGAGTGACAACATCTTGAGGTGGAACATCTAAGGTTATGACCCGTAAACTGATTTTTACCATTCGGTCAATAAAAGGAATGAGAATAATTAACCCAGGACCTTTAACTCCAATGAGTCGACCTAATCGAAAGATAACACCGCGTTCATATTCGCGCAAGATTTTTATCATTGAAGAAATGATTATTAAGATAATGATTACTAAAATAATAATTGAATACATTTCGACTCCTATCTTTTTAATGGCTATTAAGCATTTTTAGTTTTAATATTTTAATGCAATTGATTATCCCTGTCAATTGATAAATTTTTAACATATCAAGTCTAAATTTACACAAAATATTATACACTACCGTTTTATGGATATGTTTTATTTTTTAATAGACATCAAACATTGTAAGGCAAAGTTTCTATGGAAAAAGAATTCGTTCCAGAAACTTGTTGCGACCGATTCTTACTGTATTGCAAACTTTAGGTTTAATCAGGAAATTGTTATATTTAAGGCTGTTCTAAGATATTTTTGATAAGCAATAATTCTTTTTGAATCCATAAGAGCGTTTCTTGAATTTTTCTTTTAGGCTGGGCTTCAGAACTTGTGGCTAATTTGCGTTTAATGCCAGAGAGTGTAAGTTTTTCTTGATTGCGGAAATGTTTTATTAGTAAAATTTTTTCAATGTCCTCTTCGGAAAAGATACGACGGCCGGCAGAATTTTTGGGTAATTGGATTCTAAATTGTTTCACCCAAAATTTTAGGGTTGGAATTGAGACCTTGGTGCGATTTGACACTTGCTTGAAAGTGTAATAC of candidate division WOR-3 bacterium contains these proteins:
- the pilO gene encoding type 4a pilus biogenesis protein PilO, encoding MEFLQRRVLLIGSVILVVIIIFFVIFLYRPHFARRAKIEEQITELKKQLKEYEAMVKDIDRLRKQVVSLEDARAEFMAKVAPRTELLTIVRQLIKLAEPYQLVFVEIHPPGLDTLNYTERPETPVSPVPFVITVQGRYIEIGRFLEKLREFPYYLRTPEFEIIGKDEIRPMVEAKILVNLYASSLITASKL
- a CDS encoding helix-turn-helix domain-containing protein, with the protein product MNLEKKYYTFKQVSNRTKVSIPTLKFWVKQFRIQLPKNSAGRRIFSEEDIEKILLIKHFRNQEKLTLSGIKRKLATSSEAQPKRKIQETLLWIQKELLLIKNILEQP
- a CDS encoding GYD domain-containing protein, giving the protein MPTYILLTKLSPELTKKVKDRFEIGRTWLKQIKEKCPKVKFVAHYALLGPYDFLDIYEAPNEEDAAKVAMISLASGAVQSESWTAIPYKRFLELTKEI
- a CDS encoding slipin family protein — translated: MYSIIILVIIILIIISSMIKILREYERGVIFRLGRLIGVKGPGLIILIPFIDRMVKISLRVITLDVPPQDVVTRDNVSVSVNAVAYFRVFNPAKAVVEVEDYRYATSQIAQTTLRSVLGEYELDDLLSKREMINHRLQKIIDEQTDPWGIKVSMVEVKHVDIPETMRRAIARQAEAERERRAKIIHADGEFQAAEKLRDAANVLAQTPVSVQLRFLQTLTEIATEKNSTIIFPIPIDLLTPFIKKDKET
- a CDS encoding A24 family peptidase: MLKFIVLTCLLIVVTFTDLSHQIIPNVISLPGIVIGILFNISNLFNVFISAILGAGILWMFRQAGIWVKKQEMMGWGDIKLAGMIGAFLGIETGLLALFLGVCLGVIIWTLLIIIKVKSRREYIPFGAFLALGSVIAVFFSQQIISWYLNLFRIQRL
- a CDS encoding AMIN domain-containing protein → MNKKIFIVLFSIFLLFIGKLCFGQTTEAQQELTLKSINYELLLDKVRVTLVCNATPSVSHFTLDEPERIVIDLFNTKPTSDIQDQAVNIFPVRKISVTQWQGTSTITRITIELDNKAEYNLLREKNMVVVDVDVKKQRIVEQPIVDTEKKVSMYVKDADIVDLLRMIGTQFNINIVVSPDVKSSITVRLDSVPVMSAIDALVKAAGCNYVMYESGIMLVKPKGRPVPGEFDSRIFELDYAEATDIKDVLKLVLSDRGTSELIFRRVADGGGSKRTAAILVTDYPEYLEKAAAVIAQLDQPSTQIAIEAKFIETTMSTDNMYGIDWSLRTAVTPEVPRPGEMAMPVRFYELVIGKLSLSQLSLALEIMQSEGKSRLIANPRTITLDNQTAEINMGISVPVRSLRVDPETRERFYVWSERFIPIGLKVTPHATSDGMINMTIEPKVEAIIGYEGTPEDRRPIITRREAKTQVMVKDGEVVVLGGLIKDEESKVRSKVPILGDIPILGKLLFSRTQITKQKSELIIFIIPQIVKT
- the pilM gene encoding type IV pilus assembly protein PilM yields the protein MDVKNLLGSGSNEILSIDIGSSAVKYVKSIRGRIFDYGVRDIAEIFDIPSILKELTKETTPSQVYSFVSGPAVSIRQATFPRMSPKELKEAILLRLEKYSPFTIEESILDFRVLSDIKEAGVVKDNVMVVSVRRDVISEHIATFRKAGLEPTAISVVPFALASAVRRFGRLRPNETVMVIDIGAQFSNIIFIRNQKLDFARSLTIAGNAITEAMTVAIMTEDGELSLGISEAEEIKKQYGIPSENSTEKLPSGIGVKHLLTLQQPVLERFRAELLRSIDYYRREFAVAKIDRLLICGGGALLKNLDKYLESNLGLPTEVFDPFRSHNLYLRNRPFTEGLGVKLVAVLGLVFEYPAIELLPSEIKSRRIQRRDAKIVTGLFLLIIPLLIVLNIIFAFQTTTKKRNVEYYKRKLKAFEMVNTEYLELKADVAELEAKHKSLQGIVGGESKAVPVLRQLSYLVPENIQLKTLSLTTQKGINFTGTVSGQPFLLDLDLTQFMMQLEASPYFKNVKLVSKTRTLLQGETVLDFEINCQPQ
- a CDS encoding flavodoxin family protein, with translation MKKIRILGLVGSPRKRRNTDQLVQKVLDGAKSAGASTTKIYLNDLIIKPCQACDKHPFPQYCFYKDGMTKLYKLFETVDGIVLGTPAYYETISSQTKLMIDRCNCLSKIKKSGSGKLQFIRRIQHRKKGIFIWVADCSQDIKPALASIKFWCQDINLEIIKIIKMTHSDRPDSNKEKLLKVSYDTGKLLTQSIED